DNA sequence from the Rubripirellula tenax genome:
GCTGCTAGATCTGGCACCATCCATTTCGCGGATCCGGAAGTCACCGGTGAGGAAACGACGGTATCGATCATGATTTGGCAGACTTCGAGACTCGGAATTTTTGCCACCATCGTTGTTGTGACGGCGACGACGGCATTTGTGGACGACGCTGGGGAAACGGCGGATCCGTCTTCGCGTTGGATGGTGGTTTGTTTTGGTGACAGCATCACTAAGCGAGGATATCCGTCTATTTTGGGGCAAATGCTGGATGTCGAAACCACCAACGCGGGCGTAGCCGGAAACACGTCGGGCGAGGGACTGCGTCGAATGCAAGCCGATGTCTTGAGCAAGAATCCGGATGCAGTGGTCGTGTTTTTCGGCACGAACGATTTGCGAGTCGATGCGACGAAACATGTCCCGCCACAGCAGTACGAAAAGAACCTGGAAGCCATCATCGACGCGTGTCGAAAGCAAGATGCCGAAGTCGTGCTGTGTACGTTGCCGCCGATTCGCGAAGAAGCCTTTTTCAAGCGGCACCCGCGAGAACTCTACGATGCCGCGGGAGGACTACCAGTTCTGGTGAGCGCATACCAACAAGCAGCGATTCGAGTCGTCGCCAAGCACGACGTTACGCTTGTCGACCTGCAACAGATACTCCGCGGCGAACCTAGCTGGATGAGCGCCGATGGTGTCCACCCCAGCGCCGAAGGAAACGCCATCATCGCCAAGCACATCGCTCGAGTGATTGCTCCGTTGATTGGCCGAAACCCCGTCGATTTGACTGTGTCGTCTGCAAACGGTTCCTAAAGTTTCCGGAAACGGGCGATAGTACCCTTGAATCTTCGGTTTTTTGGAAATTTTCGTAGATTAAATTTGAGGCCCGGGTTTAAAAGCATCATCACCTACGTATCATGGCAGCGTGTGGCGTATTTTCAACCGCAGCAGCAGGCTGCAGGTACGACGTCGCGTTTTTATTGTTCTTTTGGAGAAGTTAAGAAGATGAAGAGATCTCAAAGTCGCGGTTTCACTTTGGTGGAATTGCTAGTCGTCATCGCGATCATCGGAGTCCTTGTCGGGCTGCTGTTGCC
Encoded proteins:
- a CDS encoding SGNH/GDSL hydrolase family protein; amino-acid sequence: MIWQTSRLGIFATIVVVTATTAFVDDAGETADPSSRWMVVCFGDSITKRGYPSILGQMLDVETTNAGVAGNTSGEGLRRMQADVLSKNPDAVVVFFGTNDLRVDATKHVPPQQYEKNLEAIIDACRKQDAEVVLCTLPPIREEAFFKRHPRELYDAAGGLPVLVSAYQQAAIRVVAKHDVTLVDLQQILRGEPSWMSADGVHPSAEGNAIIAKHIARVIAPLIGRNPVDLTVSSANGS